TCCAGTATCCCCAAATCCACCAGTTGGGTATACTATCTGAGTAATGAAACAGGAAAAAATGAATATTCatgaaagataaaaaaactcCAAGAAAGAGTATAAAAACACCTCTGGAAATTATAAATCCTCCAAGAGTCATGACCACAAGCATTGCAAAGGATCCAAACGTATTGGCAACTATCATATGTCGGCCTAAAGAACCCATCACCCGGAAAAGACTCAGTGACATCTGATGCAGAAGGAAATACAGCAAGAACTGCTGAAGAAACCTGAAGAGCAGAGTGGACTTCACTGTTGAAAAAAGCAATCAAACCTTATCCAAATAATCTTTTATGAGAATGAATGTACCTTGAGAACTGTGGATCGTAACCAATTGTGTAATATGTAACTGCCACCCATGTGGCAGACTCTATTATTGAAGTAGGAACACTCAACAGCCAAGAAGGTAATGTATAAGCCCAGCTCGGGTAAAAATGCAAGTCTCTGTGCTTATAAAGGACCGGAAGCTTGGCTACTAGCATCGGAACCTCTGTGAATCCATTAAACAGAATGATGACCATGGAGAAGTAGAGCGACCCAAGATATATGTTGCCATCATCAACAGTGTTGTGATGCATTGTTGTCCGGCAAAAGACAGTCATTGTAATCACGGCAACTAAAAGAAGCTGCAAAAACGCATAGTATGTGGAGTGAATGAGTTAAAATAAAGGTATATCAATTACATGGAGACAAATCATTTTGGAGCCAAACCTGAACAAACTTGAACACATAAATAAATGCATTCTGCTTCATCAGTTGCTTCTGCCAGGAGAAGTTGATCTTGAGGAGTTCACTCCTCTTAACACCGTATTGGGATGTAGATAAAGCGGCTGAATGATTGAACCGCTTGTCAAATGGAACATCGAGTTTCTTTGCCAACTTCTTACCCGTTGGATACGAACGAAAAGCTTCAGCAAACTTTCCAGGTGGTACATAGCTATAAGGCCGAAAAGGGACTGACCAGTACTGCTGCTGGTCTTTCTTCGAAGTGACCTATTAATAGAAacttatttagattttttttttttttttggaaacagcAATAAATCTGTTATTTAAACCTTACCTCTTGCAAGAAATCTGCAACATTTTTTCTCTCAGGGCAACTAAATCCCATGGATGAAAAGAAGTCAAGAACCTCGTCACGAGGCCCCTGGTAAATAATCTGTCCCTCGGACATGAGAATGACATCGTCGAATAACTCGTAAGTCTCGGGAGAAGGTTGGAGTAAAGAAATGACAGTGGTTCCTTCAAGCGCGTGAGTTGAATGCCTCAAATACATGATAATCTGATGAGTCGTTGAACTATCTAAACCATTTGATATTTCATCCATGAAAAGGACTCTTGCTGGACCTACTAACAGTTCCCCTGTGTGAATATTCAAATCCCCCACTCAGTTTGTAATCTATCTACTATCTAAATAAATCTaatatgaacaaaaaaaaaaaaatgaacccAGTCACACCTGTTGTGAGCCGCTTCTTCTGCCCCCCTGAGATTCCTTTAATCATCTCATCTCCCACCAATGTGTCAGCACATGTGTCCAACCCTAAAATCTTTTTATTGGATGTACGAGAATTTCAGAAACTATAGGAAAAGGACAATCACATCTTCATATGTTTTAGTCAAAGGCTATGGAGGATACCTTCATAATGTACTCTACCACGAGGCTTGTCTCTTGTCCCCCAAGAGCTAAAGACTAGagagtttgaaaaaaaaaactaattagaaTCAAGGGGATGATTAAATCTAGGGAAATAAATGGTTACCTTCATAAATATATCAAGATCTTCATCAGGTACTATTCCTGCAAGCTTTTCCCTTCTTGCTAGCTCCACTAGCATATCTGTTTATGCAGTTTGTTTTTTATGTCAAACAAAAGGCATAATCCACtccccacacacacacacacacacacagctTCGTACTAACTACTTACCATATTTAAATCCAACACCTTGACAACGACCAGCAAACTCGAGATTTTGCCTCACAGTCATCTCTGCCACATGCCAATCCTGTTGGCTTACATATGCCGACGTCCTCGGCGCTATTATCTCTTTTAAATTGTATCCATTGTATGTTATTTTCCCAGATGTCTTCATATACGAATAGCCAAGAAAATATATCAACCCCAAGAAGAGTATTAAAGAGGATTAGCTAATAGTTTATTAGCTAAGATTGTTGAGCACCTGAAGATTGTTTCCGAGGCGTCCAGCTAAAGCTAAGAGTAGTGTAGTCTTTCCGGAACTTGGAGGACCGAGTAGTAGTGTCAATCTGTAGAGCAGAGACATTAAAAGAAATAGACAGAAGACTTGTAATGATGATAATTGAAGAGAAAATAGATGTATTAAAGATACCTTGAAGGTCTAATAATGCCACTGATATTGTCTAGGATGGTTAATTTGCATCTTTGCCCACCATACAAACGTATATTCCTTAAAAAAGCCTGTTTAATTAAGCAAACGTTTCCTTTATTATTAcacacaataaaaataaaaaaggagatgaagaagatgaggaaTCACTTCTGCCATGTTAATGATGAAATTGGGAATTGTCGGTAACGCTCGACTTCCAACATGGACGAATGATTCGACCATCAGATTCTGAAACCGAACTTCAATCTTGGGGAATTTCAAATCCACTCTGCCAAacacaacaaaagaaaatgttaaaattattcaaatttgCATTTTGaaaggagaaaaaaagaaaaggaatttACGCATCGAATCTCTTCCTGACGCGAGCGAAGAACTGTTGAGGATCATTTTCGGCAGAGTTAACAAGGCGATCGAGGAGAAGACGTTGGTGGCTAGCTTCAAGGGTACCAATTCTGATCTCTTTAGACTCACCGATCTCATCCCTGAAAATGCCTCGACGGACACGAGAGTAAGTCGGTAGTCGCTGCAGCGCCGCCCATCGAAGCTCTTCTTCGTCCTCCACTTCGTCTTGGAACGAAGTCGAACGCGAGAATGCGTTCTCCGTCGAGTTCCACATCCAGTAAGAGAGAAGCTGAAGAATGGAGATGAGAGGTTTTCGTCTTCTTGTGTCAGATTAATCTCACACCACCACAAGAACAAGATAACTGGCAGGTGAAGCTGCCATTAATGCCCCcatttctctctctcatctGTACGTTAAAGTGAAATAAACAGTTGAGGAGAAGTGAGACTAATTAATAAGCgggaaaaaaagaacaaataataGGGGGACCAACACTAATCGTAAGGGACAAGTGTATAAATGGACCATCGGACTATAgttatacaataattttatttaatatttttaatttaactagGTAAATACCCGCGCTACGCTGCGGCGGAAATTTTTATATACGATTTTTTAagtaatattcatatattttagatatatagaACTTTTTCAATTCTTGAAATTTAAAGaatatttggtaaaaaaatgtaattagtGTATATCAGTATAAGTTAGATCCAAGTGAAATGACTCATtcttaatatatactagattttaacccgcacgttcgtgcggatatatttatattttttaaatatattttatattattaaaatgttttaaatatataatttctattttagtgttatatattgtattactatatcatattattgtttataatggtttttctaaaaaaatttactttgttattgatttttattacttactaatatattttcgagttaggtaaaataaaataaaaatatgaaatactcaaatagagaaccccattcaaattatgttgttttctttaatttaaacattttgcatataatacatttttaaattttatttatttatattatagaaaataaatatgactaaaataattatatttacatgttgtgtttaagaaaatatactttaacatatctcattttagtattttacgggatttatttattttaaataatataatcctattgttttagtaaactttatacatagtagtatctatcatactattttattaaatttattatataggatatttgttttggatgttatgatattaagttctattttttttttaaaattaagacgtcaaaacattaggttactttaaatttttacaacatatatagttagtttttttcaggtacatttcaaaaagttaatctttattatccatgattttgtcttttgtaaagtttgaaatattatcattttgagtttgaatatttattttcaaaataatatatttttcgagacaactttggaaaattacacaactatttgagtttggaataatacatgaattttgaatttgttttggtactacattactgtattattttataaaatatttgaatttttggtgatatttttaattcttttatcaacaaattttgttacaattaaaataaaataaaatttataactaaaatttgatttttgtcactaatattttaaatgaattactgaaatttcatattttactaataacatatttttaaatagtatatgaactaaaggttattatatactattatatttttgtatataaacattttaagcaatatattgctaatagtttcaaaataaataaaaagataatgtatggctgtaaatataaaatttaacttatgttaatacatttattttaatataaaagtattatatagttttcgaagtttaatccattataatgatgatcaataatttatttaagttaaaaaataaaataattttttttgttaatttacctatttaatatatttttaatatttaattcatatagcacttctatttttatataatacggaatatatcatagaatctataaaaagttagtataaagaattttttattttctttttttataataagttttagttaaatttacttataataatattatattactaatttcgaaatatatttatgtgttatttataaaaaaatatttaaattttaaactaagattttgttagattttttctcaacagattttattataattaaaaaatcaaatttatagttggtttattgttaatatatttatagttggtttattgttaatacaaataatcaaatatgtcatattgactaattctttaagtggtcctactatgacttgttaatagtagataaaaatagaaccctaaattaatagattagatatttttGGCTCATCGCGCGAGTTTCTATTTTGGCTGTGttcttgaaatatatattttttgttcaagTTGCTGTATTTTTCTATGTCTATTACCACGAATCTAAGCTTTAGGATTTGGTTGATAGAAAGGAGGACACTGTAAACTTGAACAACCTCACGTATCATAACTCATAAGTGAAGGGAATCTGAAGTTATGTCAACAGTGTTTTTAAACCCGACCGTACCGATAGACGGACCGGGTTGAACCATGAATAGGACAACAAACTTAGTTAGGTTAATATCAAAATTCAACTAAAGTTGAACCAATTAAACTCCATATTGAACCATCAAAAACCTTAGAACCGGTAATCCATTGAACCGGCTAAACCCCGGTTcgtatataaaccaaaattttgttaataaaatagttatttaaaaaagGTAAAAACGTTTTAtgaaagattaataaaatattgtctcttgtttttttcttttagcgTCTCTGCAACTCACAAATcataagatttataaattttaatttttatgtcaATATATGGTTTTTATCTActtctctttttgtttcttttaaattttatttcatgatCGCTTATgctaaaaattttaataattttatatatttatttttttgaaacttttataaTTTGTGAAAGAACAAAACACCTGTTTTATTTcagaatataatttttaattaatgtatataatttttaaaaatatgatgaagATTTAGATTGATAAAAATTAGGGAATAAAATTTACATGTGCTTTTCGTactgattttatatttgaattgttaaattattttattactttttatattttagttcttttttaagttttagtaatattatggctattaatatatttttgtaagaatatgtaaagaaaatattatttttgtgagaatatGTAAAGGAAATCATACGATAAACAACaattaataagattttttttgtgtggtgccacttaattcagaaaatattatttctactactacagaaaatattttatatatgtattttcttaatttaaaaaaaaacaattacacTTCAATATATATCATCATAATTACACTTCAAATTTTTATACTAAAATTGTTCTTCTTGACCCAATCTTTTTATACCTttgaaaaaaatcttatataaaaatttgatagtCTATAACAAATTTTGACGATTGGTCAAGACTAAAGAGAAATGGTAATAGTACACTTCTAAATTCTATTACAAAATTCATTGTTCGTGTTATAATTTTCTCATTTTCATTGAATGTTCTTTGAATCAAAAAGAAAGGCACATAAAATTCCCATCCTCCCTGTTTCAGTGACATGCTTGTAGGAAAACTAACATGCTTGTCTAGGCTACTAAAGTAATACCACTTTTATAATCATGGAGTTGTTCTCCAATTTGTTTCTATCTTGTCCTCCATCTAATGGTTGTAAAGTATTCTTCGGTTAATAATTTAAGAACGTCAAAACGTATTTAACGTTTTGAAATTGTATTAGATCATAAATCTAACGATGAACCTTGAGATTCATGatttaaatgttacaaataGAAATCTGTTAGCCTACAACAAAAATGATTAATTTGTTGGTATCTTTTAGACCTTTCTTGTCTATCATTTCCAATTTGATATAGTATGAGAGGGAATAGCATTAATGGTAAAACTTAGGAGAGAAAACAAAGATCCTAACAAAACAGTTCAAATGAAGTAGCATACTTTTCATTGCCCGCTTCTTGGCTCATGCATGGAGCTCAAATCAACTTCATTACCcagataagaaaaataataaaaatattcaacatTACCCTTTTA
This genomic stretch from Raphanus sativus cultivar WK10039 chromosome 3, ASM80110v3, whole genome shotgun sequence harbors:
- the LOC108836315 gene encoding ABC transporter G family member 32 isoform X2, with translation MWNSTENAFSRSTSFQDEVEDEEELRWAALQRLPTYSRVRRGIFRDEIGESKEIRIGTLEASHQRLLLDRLVNSAENDPQQFFARVRKRFDAVDLKFPKIEVRFQNLMVESFVHVGSRALPTIPNFIINMAEAFLRNIRLYGGQRCKLTILDNISGIIRPSRLTLLLGPPSSGKTTLLLALAGRLGNNLQTSGKITYNGYNLKEIIAPRTSAYVSQQDWHVAEMTVRQNLEFAGRCQGVGFKYDMLVELARREKLAGIVPDEDLDIFMKSLALGGQETSLVVEYIMKILGLDTCADTLVGDEMIKGISGGQKKRLTTGELLVGPARVLFMDEISNGLDSSTTHQIIMYLRHSTHALEGTTVISLLQPSPETYELFDDVILMSEGQIIYQGPRDEVLDFFSSMGFSCPERKNVADFLQEVTSKKDQQQYWSVPFRPYSYVPPGKFAEAFRSYPTGKKLAKKLDVPFDKRFNHSAALSTSQYGVKRSELLKINFSWQKQLMKQNAFIYVFKFVQLLLVAVITMTVFCRTTMHHNTVDDGNIYLGSLYFSMVIILFNGFTEVPMLVAKLPVLYKHRDLHFYPSWAYTLPSWLLSVPTSIIESATWVAVTYYTIGYDPQFSRFLQQFLLYFLLHQMSLSLFRVMGSLGRHMIVANTFGSFAMLVVMTLGGFIISRDSIPNWWIWGYWISPLMYAQNAASVNEFLGHSWQKRAGNHTNDSLGLALLHGRSLFSGSYWYWIGVGALLGYTILFNLLFTLFLAYLNPWGKLQAVVSREELDEREKKRKGDEFVVELREYLEHSGSIHGKYFKNRGMVLPFQKLSLSFSNINYYVDVPLGLKEQGILEDRLQLLVNITGAFRPGVLTALVGVSGAGKTTLMDVLAGRKTGGTIEGDVYISGFPKRQETFARISGYCEQNDVHSPCLTVVESLLFSACLRLPSDIDSETQRAFVHEVMELVELTSLSGALVGLPGVDGLSTEQRKRLTIAVELVANPSIVFMDEPTSGLDARAAAIVMRTVRNIVNTGRTIVCTIHQPSIDIFESFDELLFMKRGGELIYAGPLGQKSCDLIKYFESIEGVQKIKKGHNPAAWMLDVTSSTEEHRLGVDFAEIYRNSNLCRRNKELIEGLSKPSNSTQELEFPTRYSQSFYSQFVACLWKQNLSYWRNPQYTAVRFFYTVVISLMLGTICWKFGAKRDTQQQLFNAMGSMYAAVLFIGITNATAAQPVVSIERFVSYRERAAGMYSALPFAFAQVFIEFPYVLAQSTIYSTIFYAMASFECNHPKPQRCRNYSCPFLHALEPLQRFHDPIQEDSVVVEMVLLGKSGSMDTLRFIGVSVR